The following coding sequences lie in one Calditerrivibrio sp. genomic window:
- the guaA gene encoding glutamine-hydrolyzing GMP synthase, giving the protein MDIHAEKILILDFGSQYTQLIARRVREQRVYCEIYPCNVPYDKIKAFSPKGIILSGGPSSVYDKDAPVCDNRVFDMDVPVLGICYGMQLLCHFFGGVVAPAKHREYGRSELYVKNDPFFENLELHGNRLTVWMSHGDKLEKIPAEFEVIGWTDNAPIAAMKHKTKPIYAIQFHPEVVHTDQGDQLLRNFVVDICGCKQIWTPGNFIHTEIEKVKKLVGDKKVLCALSGGVDSSVAAVLIHEAVGDNLTCVFVNNGLLRYREAEQVQKTFRDYFKINLVYVDAEKRFLDALKGVEDPEKKRKIIGNLFIRIFEEEAKKLGDFEFLVQGTLYPDVIESVSFKGPSATIKTHHNVGGLPEDMQFTLIEPLRELFKDEVRKVGLELGIPEEIVHRHPFPGPGLAIRVLGEVTKEKLDLLRLADHIFIEEIKKAGLYRDIWQAFSVLLPVKSVGVMGDERTYEHVLALRAVTSVDGMTADWAKIPYDVLAKISNRIINEVKGINRVVYDISSKPPATIEWE; this is encoded by the coding sequence ATGGATATACATGCTGAAAAGATACTTATACTTGACTTTGGTTCCCAATATACACAGTTGATAGCAAGAAGGGTAAGGGAGCAGAGGGTTTATTGTGAGATATACCCATGCAATGTTCCTTATGATAAAATAAAGGCTTTTTCCCCAAAAGGTATTATTCTTTCTGGTGGACCTTCTTCTGTCTATGATAAAGATGCACCTGTTTGTGATAATAGAGTTTTTGATATGGATGTACCTGTGCTTGGTATCTGTTACGGTATGCAACTTTTGTGTCATTTTTTTGGTGGGGTTGTAGCTCCTGCCAAGCACAGGGAGTATGGTAGAAGTGAGCTTTATGTAAAAAATGATCCTTTTTTCGAAAATTTAGAGCTACATGGAAACCGATTAACGGTTTGGATGAGTCATGGAGATAAGCTTGAGAAAATACCTGCTGAATTTGAGGTGATAGGGTGGACGGACAATGCTCCAATAGCTGCCATGAAACATAAAACAAAGCCGATTTATGCAATTCAGTTTCATCCTGAGGTGGTACATACCGATCAAGGAGATCAGCTGTTGAGAAATTTTGTTGTTGATATTTGTGGTTGTAAACAGATCTGGACGCCGGGTAATTTTATACATACCGAAATAGAAAAGGTAAAAAAATTGGTGGGGGATAAAAAAGTATTATGTGCCTTAAGTGGGGGAGTTGATTCTTCTGTGGCTGCGGTATTAATCCATGAGGCGGTGGGGGATAATCTTACCTGTGTTTTTGTCAATAATGGTTTATTGAGATATAGGGAAGCTGAGCAGGTGCAAAAGACTTTTAGGGATTACTTTAAGATAAATCTTGTTTATGTTGATGCTGAAAAAAGGTTTCTCGATGCTTTAAAGGGGGTAGAGGATCCGGAGAAAAAACGCAAGATAATAGGTAATCTTTTCATAAGAATATTCGAGGAGGAAGCTAAAAAGTTAGGTGATTTCGAATTCTTGGTACAAGGGACCCTTTACCCTGATGTTATAGAATCTGTGTCTTTTAAGGGTCCATCGGCAACCATTAAAACCCATCACAATGTTGGTGGATTACCTGAGGATATGCAATTTACATTGATAGAACCACTAAGGGAGCTTTTTAAGGATGAGGTAAGAAAGGTGGGGTTGGAACTTGGAATTCCGGAAGAGATAGTCCATAGACATCCATTCCCTGGCCCTGGGCTGGCTATAAGGGTTTTAGGGGAAGTGACTAAGGAAAAATTGGATCTACTTAGATTAGCGGATCATATCTTTATAGAAGAGATAAAAAAGGCCGGATTGTATAGAGATATCTGGCAGGCTTTTTCAGTCCTTCTACCTGTGAAGTCTGTGGGTGTCATGGGTGATGAAAGAACGTATGAACATGTGTTGGCACTTAGAGCTGTTACGAGTGTTGATGGTATGACAGCAGATTGGGCTAAGATCCCTTATGACGTTTTAGCAAAGATCTCAAATAGGATAATAAATGAAGTAAAAGGTATAAACAGGGTGGTCTATGATATAAGCTCAAAACCACCTGCAACTATAGAGTGGGAATAG